In Rhodamnia argentea isolate NSW1041297 chromosome 1, ASM2092103v1, whole genome shotgun sequence, the genomic window GGCAAGGCTCGACCCTCGCCAACGCGACGCCGAGCTCGCCAGCGATAacgaaaaaaagtaaaaaaaaaataaaagaaagagagagggagatggagagacaaaattaaataaatcaaatcataaaatttgttatgatattgctaaaaaaaattcatctcagCGTCAGTGGGATTAACATTCACGTGAGCgatttcaggaaaaaaattAGCTGAATGgattaaattagaataaatataaaagatttaaggttGGATTGCTATAATtttaatagattttttttttgtcgaattttcaatagatttaggatttcgTTGTTCTTGCCCTCTTTTCAGGAAGCTCTGAAGTCTCGTGTTCGGGGACTGGAAATTCTATCTTCATCGACGGAGAATctgcgagagagagaaggaagaagagaggtcAGTCGAATCGAAcgtgattcttttttgttttgattgtaCTCGCCGTTTGTCCCAGTCTAAGTCCCATGTTCAGTTCGCTCTCTAAAACCCTGCTTCGCCGCCCGCTGTTCTCGCCCACCGCTTTCAGATTAATCTCCACCGCCGCCTCGAATCCACCCTCTTTCGCCTTCTCTTATCTCGTGAATTCATGTGGGTTGTCCCCGGAATCGGCGTTGTTCGTTTCCAACCGCGTCGTCTTCGAAACCTCGGCGAGACCCGACGCGGCCATTAATGTCTTGAAGAGCCATGGTTTCTCTCAATCCCAGATTTCGGGTATCATTAGGAAGTGGCCTCGGCTGATTTTGGCGAGTCCTGAGAGGACCCTCTTGCCTAAATTGAAGTATCTGCGCtccgtcggcttttccggctctGATCTGGCTACAATGATCACTTGTGCTCCCTACGTATTGAGGAGGAGCTTAGAGAAGCACATCATCCCCAATTTCGGTAGGCTTCGGGACTTCCTTGGGGGCGATAAGTACGCGATTGTGGCTATTAGACGCAGTCCGAGAATATTGATACAAGGTTTCGAGGCTACAGTTGATCCCATTGTCAAGATTTTGAGATACAATGGAGTGCGTGAATCGAGCATTGTGTGGTTAGTTAAATGTCAGTCTAGGACGCTGATGACGTCGTACAATCGCCTTGAGGAAATTCTGGAGAAGACCAAGGGATTGGGCTTTGATGATCCTTCTATGTCAAAGTTCGCTGTGGCTATGTTAGCGGTCGTGGGGATGAGCGAATCGACGTGGGAGAGGAAACTCGATGCTTATGGCAGGTGGGGTTGGTCTAGAGATGATGCCATGAGTGCTTTTGTGAAGAGTCCTTGGTGCTTGATGTTATCCGAGGAAAAAATAATGGCAGTGATGGGATTCTTTGTCAAGGAAATGGGGTTTGAATCATCATATATTCATGGACATCCTTGGTTGATGTCCATGAGCTTAGAAAAACGGATTCGTCCCCGATGTTTGTTTTTCAAACATTTGTCGTCACATGGCTTGATGAAGACGAAGGTTGGCTTGAGTTTCCTGTTGACGATTTCGGAAGAAGATTTCCTGGACAAGTTTGTGACCCCTCATCTCGAGGAAGCTCCGGAATTGCTGGATATATATCGGGAGAAGAAGCATATGGCAATGGGGACTTTGGTTCCATGAATCTTGGCTGTTGATTCTTTCGACCTGTATTGTGTATCGATGGAGAACAGCCGCCTACCATTTTTCTGGTGCAACCATGGGACAATGTCCATTGTTTCATAATCTCCCTTAAAGTTGCTCATGTGTGCCGgttcatttctttatttatgCAAAGTTTTCCCAAATTGAGAAACTTGAGGAAAGTGCCAAAAAGCATGAGGAAACCATAGCTCCAAAGGCTTGGGAGTCTGAAATGAATCTTCTGATACACAGCACTCTTTCAGTGTGACAGATTGAAGGTGGTTGTGCTTTGTTACAACTACTGTGACGCTGTAATATGCATTGATGTTCTGCATGGTGGTTGTAAAGCAGAGATAGATTGCAAGTTCGCTCTGGCAAACCCTGCTTCACCGCCCTCCTTTTTCACCTCCCACATTCAGATTAAACTCCAGCGCCGCCGCCTCGAATCAACCCTCTTTCACGGTCTCGTACCTCGCGAAGTCGTGTGGTTTGGTTCCTGAATGGCCGTTGTTTGTGTCCGACCATGTCAACTTCAAGACCGCGAGACCCGACTTGGTCATTGACTTCTTCAAGAACAATGGCCTTCTATCGATCCCAGATCTCAAAGATCATTAGGGAGACTTCCTCAGCTGATTGTGGCCAGTCCTGGGAGGACCCTCTTGCCCAAATTCAGTTATTTGTGCTCTCTCGGCTTTTCCAGCCATAACTAAATTGGTGCAATAAGGGATTATTTTCAGTGCCATAAGCAGGCGGTTGTTATTTTTAGCCACTCTCCGCTGTTATTGTATGCAGATTTCGAGACTATAATTCCTAATATGggctcaaaatatgcaaaagataatggatgattttttggaaaatatctaATCCAAATTTGGTATAGGATAAAATTAGCGAATCGGATTTATGTGGTTGCGGATCAGACTGTCCGATTTCCCATGCTATCGTAAGCATTATCTCATGGTTGAGATCCGGACGCCGACATGTGCATGTTGTCCG contains:
- the LOC115751793 gene encoding uncharacterized protein LOC115751793, which gives rise to MFSSLSKTLLRRPLFSPTAFRLISTAASNPPSFAFSYLVNSCGLSPESALFVSNRVVFETSARPDAAINVLKSHGFSQSQISGIIRKWPRLILASPERTLLPKLKYLRSVGFSGSDLATMITCAPYVLRRSLEKHIIPNFGRLRDFLGGDKYAIVAIRRSPRILIQGFEATVDPIVKILRYNGVRESSIVWLVKCQSRTLMTSYNRLEEILEKTKGLGFDDPSMSKFAVAMLAVVGMSESTWERKLDAYGRWGWSRDDAMSAFVKSPWCLMLSEEKIMAVMGFFVKEMGFESSYIHGHPWLMSMSLEKRIRPRCLFFKHLSSHGLMKTKVGLSFLLTISEEDFLDKFVTPHLEEAPELLDIYREKKHMAMGTLVP